A stretch of the Candidatus Limnocylindrales bacterium genome encodes the following:
- a CDS encoding DUF433 domain-containing protein, with the protein MSRSDALITTSPDRLGGTPVFAGTRVPVQTLIDYLEGGDTLEAFLDDFPAVTRDHAIAILELAKSALLSKAVAA; encoded by the coding sequence ATGAGTCGGAGCGACGCACTCATCACGACTTCTCCCGACCGGCTGGGTGGTACGCCGGTCTTCGCTGGAACACGCGTTCCCGTCCAAACCCTCATCGATTATCTGGAGGGTGGAGATACCCTCGAGGCCTTCCTGGATGACTTTCCTGCCGTTACCCGCGACCACGCCATCGCGATCCTGGAACTGGCGAAGTCCGCACTCCTTTCCAAGGCCGTCGCGGCCTGA
- a CDS encoding DUF5615 family PIN-like protein: MRVLLDACVPRRLRGALIGHAVSTAQEQGWGDLDNGDLLDAMAEAFDALVTVDRGIPHQQHLAARPFGVVVLRAKSNRFIDLLPLIPEVLEALASLKPGNVVVVG, encoded by the coding sequence ATGCGCGTACTGCTCGATGCATGCGTTCCGCGACGTCTCAGGGGAGCGCTGATTGGCCACGCAGTCAGTACAGCCCAAGAGCAAGGCTGGGGCGATCTCGATAACGGCGACTTGCTCGACGCGATGGCGGAGGCGTTCGACGCGCTTGTCACCGTCGACCGTGGCATACCTCACCAACAGCATCTGGCGGCACGACCATTCGGCGTAGTAGTCCTTCGCGCCAAATCGAATCGCTTCATCGATCTGCTGCCGTTGATACCAGAGGTTCTGGAAGCGCTCGCTTCCCTCAAGCCGGGCAACGTCGTGGTCGTTGGCTAA
- the xth gene encoding exodeoxyribonuclease III, whose protein sequence is MASRLLKIATFNVNGVKSRLGHLLQWLEKEEPDIVCLQELKAIDEGFPAGAIRDAGYGALWHGQRSWNGVAILARGADPLERQRGLPGDESDTQSRYLEASAHGIVVGCIYLPNGNPQPGPKFDYKLAWFERLIAHAAGLWKSGEPVVLAGDYNVVPTDELDIYNPRSWKKDALLQPESRAAYARLLSQGWTDSIRTLYPQEKIFTFWDYFRQHRQRNAGLRIDHLLLSAKLAPRLKGGGVHDWVRDLEKPSDHAPAWVAVEGR, encoded by the coding sequence ATGGCGAGCAGGCTTTTGAAGATCGCCACGTTCAACGTCAACGGCGTCAAGAGCCGACTCGGTCACCTGCTGCAGTGGCTCGAGAAGGAAGAGCCCGACATCGTCTGCCTGCAGGAGCTCAAGGCCATCGACGAAGGCTTTCCCGCCGGCGCTATCCGCGATGCCGGCTACGGCGCGCTCTGGCACGGACAGCGCTCGTGGAACGGCGTGGCGATCCTGGCCAGAGGCGCCGATCCGCTCGAGCGCCAGCGCGGCCTGCCCGGCGACGAGTCCGATACGCAAAGCCGGTATCTGGAAGCGAGTGCGCACGGGATCGTGGTGGGGTGCATCTATCTGCCCAACGGCAATCCGCAGCCGGGGCCCAAGTTCGACTACAAGCTGGCGTGGTTCGAGCGGCTGATCGCGCACGCCGCGGGGCTGTGGAAGAGCGGCGAGCCCGTGGTGCTGGCGGGCGACTACAACGTGGTGCCGACCGACGAGCTCGACATCTACAATCCGCGATCATGGAAGAAGGATGCGCTGCTGCAGCCGGAGAGCCGCGCCGCCTATGCACGGCTGTTGTCGCAGGGGTGGACGGATTCGATCCGCACGCTGTATCCGCAGGAGAAGATCTTCACGTTCTGGGATTACTTTCGGCAGCACCGGCAGCGCAATGCGGGGCTGCGCATCGATCATCTGCTGCTTAGCGCGAAGCTGGCGCCGCGGCTGAAAGGCGGCGGGGTGCATGATTGGGTGCGGGATCTGGAGAAGCCGAGCGATCATGCGCCGGCTTGGGTGGCGGTGGAGGGGCGGTAG
- a CDS encoding PQQ-dependent sugar dehydrogenase, whose amino-acid sequence MSSTYSRTLVLLAAAAALAIGSYFVRGSAADNAPARGCKPADTSWANAPEQKPAFPGQTRACEEKLNVAFDVVVLSRELEHPWAVEPLPDGDLLVTERPGRMRIVTADGKTGAPIQGVPAVVAKGQGGLLDVALSPGFASDRTIFWSYSEPREDGNGTSVARAVLAQDRSRLEDVRVILRTRPSYSNNLHFGSRLVFAADGTLFVTLGERSEKRMRPQAQELGSHYGKILRITADGAAPPDNPFVGQAGALPEIWSLGHRNIQSAAIDSRGRLWEIEHGTRGGDELNLVEKGKNYGWPLVAYGEEYVGFAIDGAETDRPGYERPVYYWDPVIAPSGAEFYSGDAFPQWRGSLFIGGLKTSRLVRLTLQNDRVTGEEYLLGERRQRIRDVRQGGDGLLYVVTDEPEGQLWKLAPRS is encoded by the coding sequence ATGTCGAGCACCTACTCGCGCACGCTCGTGCTGCTTGCCGCGGCCGCTGCGCTGGCCATTGGCAGTTACTTCGTGCGCGGCTCGGCCGCCGACAATGCTCCGGCGCGCGGATGCAAGCCGGCGGACACGAGCTGGGCCAACGCGCCGGAGCAGAAACCTGCCTTCCCGGGCCAGACGCGCGCCTGCGAGGAGAAGCTGAACGTCGCCTTCGACGTCGTCGTGCTGTCGCGCGAGCTCGAGCACCCGTGGGCGGTCGAGCCGCTGCCAGACGGCGATCTGCTGGTCACGGAGCGGCCCGGACGCATGCGCATCGTCACCGCCGACGGCAAGACCGGCGCGCCCATCCAGGGCGTTCCCGCCGTGGTCGCCAAGGGTCAGGGCGGGCTGCTCGATGTCGCGCTGAGCCCCGGGTTCGCCAGCGATCGCACGATCTTCTGGAGCTACTCGGAGCCGCGCGAGGACGGCAACGGCACCAGCGTCGCCCGCGCGGTGCTCGCGCAGGACCGCAGCCGGCTCGAGGACGTGCGCGTCATCCTGCGCACCCGTCCCTCGTACAGCAACAATCTGCATTTCGGGTCCAGACTCGTCTTCGCGGCCGACGGAACGCTGTTCGTCACCCTGGGAGAGCGGTCGGAGAAGAGGATGCGGCCGCAGGCGCAGGAGCTTGGCAGTCACTACGGCAAGATCCTGCGCATCACGGCCGATGGCGCGGCGCCGCCCGATAATCCGTTCGTCGGCCAGGCCGGAGCATTGCCGGAAATCTGGTCGCTCGGGCACCGCAACATCCAGTCGGCTGCGATCGACTCGCGCGGAAGGCTCTGGGAGATCGAGCACGGCACGCGCGGCGGCGACGAGCTCAACCTCGTCGAGAAGGGCAAGAACTACGGATGGCCGCTCGTGGCGTACGGCGAGGAGTACGTCGGTTTCGCCATCGATGGCGCCGAGACCGACCGCCCCGGCTACGAGCGTCCCGTCTACTACTGGGACCCGGTCATCGCGCCGTCGGGAGCCGAGTTCTACAGCGGCGATGCGTTCCCGCAGTGGCGCGGAAGCCTCTTCATCGGCGGGCTCAAGACCAGCCGCCTCGTGCGCCTGACGCTGCAGAACGATCGCGTCACTGGCGAAGAGTACCTGCTCGGCGAGCGCCGCCAGCGCATCCGCGACGTGCGCCAGGGCGGCGACGGCCTGCTGTACGTAGTCACCGACGAGCCGGAGGGCCAGTTGTGGAAGCTGGCGCCGCGTTCCTAG
- a CDS encoding molybdopterin-dependent oxidoreductase translates to MLRRDPDDLNLPNSSATAVRAQETRVVHRSCSLCEACCGLDFEVEGDRIVSVRPDHDDPVSKGYVCPKGIALASIHHDPDRLRTPMRRRSDGSFEPISWNAAYDLVTEKLLAIREQHGADAIALYIGNPITHNHGALLMRHGLTKAIGTRNSYSAGSQDTSPRFAASHYLFGSSLVVPVPDIDRTQYFLCIGANPYISQGSAMAGPNVKARVRAIRARGGKVVVVDPRRSETARDADEHLAIRPGGDAAFLLALVKVVVAEKGLHPDAEKIATGWPEVARRLERLSLDDLARSCGIERAVIERIAREFAAAPTGVCYTRIGVCNNRFGTLATYAGELLNIVSGRLGVVGGSMFPTPAFDAAAMAHAGGMDGHARWKSRVRGLPETLGDLPAATMADEIETPGEGQIRALITYAGNPVLSVPNGRRLARAIESLEFMVSVDIYINETTRFADVILPPAGCLSDDHIDLVVPAVAIRNVVRWSPPVVERKDDAPHDWEILHELALRMGGGPFGMPALDRAYRIGRNFGWKWTPTSTAALLLRLGPWGDKFLPWSTGLNLKKLAAAEHGIDLGPLKPGVQHRMYHRDDRVHLAEKPFLDGIDELAADVATPPAADELLLVGRRELRTNNSWMHNVPELVSGKDRCVLYVHPDDAVRAGVGDGDVAILESRVYSGELRVQLTDEMRPGVVSLPHGWGHAAAAPWQRVAGSHPGVSANDWTDDAPVESIVGQSILNGVPVRLRAKEQSAAA, encoded by the coding sequence ATGCTTCGACGTGATCCGGACGATCTGAACCTGCCCAACTCATCCGCAACCGCGGTGCGCGCGCAGGAGACGCGCGTCGTGCACCGCTCGTGCTCGCTGTGCGAGGCGTGCTGCGGGCTCGACTTCGAGGTTGAGGGCGACCGCATCGTCTCGGTGCGGCCCGATCACGACGACCCGGTCTCCAAAGGCTACGTCTGTCCCAAGGGCATCGCGCTGGCCTCGATCCATCACGATCCCGACCGCCTGCGCACGCCGATGCGCCGCCGCAGCGACGGCAGCTTCGAGCCGATCTCGTGGAACGCCGCCTACGACCTGGTCACGGAGAAACTGCTCGCGATCCGCGAGCAGCACGGCGCCGACGCCATCGCGCTCTACATCGGCAATCCGATCACGCACAACCACGGCGCGCTGCTGATGCGTCACGGCCTGACCAAAGCCATCGGCACGCGCAACTCCTACAGCGCAGGCTCGCAGGACACGAGCCCGCGCTTTGCCGCCTCGCACTACCTCTTCGGCAGCTCGCTGGTGGTGCCGGTGCCCGACATCGATCGGACGCAGTACTTCCTGTGCATCGGCGCCAATCCCTACATCTCGCAGGGCAGCGCGATGGCCGGCCCCAACGTCAAGGCACGCGTTCGCGCGATCCGTGCGCGCGGCGGCAAGGTCGTGGTCGTCGACCCGCGCCGCAGCGAGACCGCCCGCGACGCCGACGAGCACCTGGCGATCCGCCCCGGCGGCGACGCAGCGTTCCTGCTCGCGCTCGTCAAGGTCGTCGTGGCCGAGAAGGGCCTGCATCCGGACGCCGAGAAGATCGCGACGGGCTGGCCGGAGGTGGCGCGCCGGCTCGAGCGCCTGTCGCTCGACGACCTTGCGCGCTCGTGCGGCATCGAGCGCGCAGTGATCGAGCGCATTGCACGCGAATTCGCCGCCGCGCCCACTGGCGTCTGCTACACGCGCATCGGCGTCTGCAACAACCGCTTCGGCACGTTGGCGACCTACGCCGGCGAGCTTCTCAACATCGTCAGCGGCCGCCTCGGCGTCGTCGGCGGTTCGATGTTCCCGACGCCGGCGTTCGACGCAGCGGCGATGGCCCACGCCGGCGGCATGGACGGCCACGCGCGGTGGAAGAGCCGCGTGCGCGGCCTGCCCGAGACGCTCGGCGATCTGCCCGCCGCCACCATGGCCGACGAGATCGAGACTCCGGGCGAGGGCCAGATTCGCGCGCTCATCACCTACGCCGGCAATCCGGTCCTGTCGGTGCCCAACGGACGGCGTCTGGCCAGGGCGATCGAAAGCCTCGAGTTCATGGTCTCGGTCGACATCTACATCAACGAGACGACGCGCTTCGCCGACGTTATCCTGCCGCCGGCCGGATGCCTCAGCGACGACCACATCGACCTCGTCGTTCCGGCAGTCGCGATCCGCAACGTCGTGCGCTGGTCGCCGCCGGTGGTCGAGCGCAAGGACGATGCGCCGCACGACTGGGAGATCCTGCACGAGCTGGCGCTACGCATGGGCGGCGGCCCCTTCGGAATGCCGGCGCTGGATCGCGCCTATCGCATCGGACGCAACTTCGGGTGGAAGTGGACGCCGACCTCCACCGCCGCGTTGCTGCTGCGTCTGGGCCCATGGGGCGACAAGTTCCTGCCCTGGAGCACGGGCCTCAATTTGAAAAAGCTCGCGGCCGCCGAGCACGGAATCGATCTCGGCCCTCTGAAGCCGGGCGTGCAGCACCGGATGTACCACCGCGACGACCGCGTGCATCTTGCCGAGAAGCCGTTCCTCGACGGCATCGACGAGCTGGCTGCGGACGTGGCCACACCGCCGGCGGCCGATGAGCTGCTGCTGGTGGGCCGGCGCGAGCTGCGCACCAACAACTCCTGGATGCACAACGTTCCCGAACTGGTGTCGGGCAAGGATCGCTGCGTGCTGTACGTGCATCCCGACGACGCCGTGCGCGCCGGCGTCGGCGACGGTGACGTCGCGATCCTCGAAAGCCGCGTCTACAGCGGCGAGCTGCGCGTGCAGCTCACGGACGAGATGCGCCCGGGCGTCGTCAGCCTGCCGCACGGCTGGGGCCACGCGGCGGCGGCGCCGTGGCAGCGCGTTGCGGGCTCGCATCCGGGCGTTTCGGCGAACGACTGGACCGATGACGCCCCGGTCGAGTCGATCGTCGGGCAGTCCATTCTCAACGGCGTGCCGGTGCGGCTGCGCGCGAAGGAGCAGAGCGCGGCGGCGTAG
- a CDS encoding nuclear transport factor 2 family protein, protein MTDTERFIQYAIAFERAFATDDWSGLDEFFTDDAVHHVKGGGPFAVLSMGRDEVIANLRRSVDTIDRRFDRRLPEVIAGPEERDGAVWITFRATFEREGLPPLVIEGNHATRFRGDRICRIDEGISRAVGERAATYMREYDSELLPARGADCHSAPRRHEDGARSYI, encoded by the coding sequence ATGACCGACACGGAGCGCTTCATTCAGTACGCCATCGCATTCGAGAGGGCCTTCGCCACCGACGACTGGTCGGGCCTGGATGAGTTCTTCACCGACGATGCCGTGCATCACGTCAAAGGAGGCGGTCCCTTTGCGGTGCTGTCGATGGGACGCGACGAAGTGATCGCGAACCTGCGCCGCAGCGTCGACACGATCGATCGCCGTTTCGACCGTCGCTTGCCGGAAGTGATCGCGGGACCAGAAGAGCGCGACGGCGCGGTCTGGATCACGTTCCGCGCCACGTTCGAGCGCGAGGGCCTTCCCCCGCTCGTGATCGAAGGCAATCACGCCACGCGATTTCGCGGCGACAGGATCTGCCGCATCGACGAAGGCATCAGCCGCGCGGTCGGCGAGCGCGCCGCCACGTACATGCGCGAGTACGACTCGGAGCTGCTGCCGGCCCGTGGCGCCGACTGCCACAGCGCACCACGACGTCACGAGGATGGGGCCAGGTCTTACATTTGA
- a CDS encoding PLP-dependent aminotransferase family protein yields MIHLSGHGPLHRQVYLALRQSILSGELRRGARLPSSRALAEELAVSRTITQLAYEQLIAEGYLTGRVGSGTYVAEEVDPQGDAAEDDAGEEAGPPQLSRAGRRVLERSASLYGAAIALRGRQRYDFRPGLPPLSDFPHERWRRMLGRQARRLDGAAYEYPPAKGLLVLRDALAQYLRRSRALSCDAEQIVIVGGSQQGLDLAARLLLDPDDRFLIEEPGYEGARNVFSLTGAAAVPATVDEEGIAEPPDDAGIRLAYVTPSHQYPTGAILSLPRRLALLSWADRSGAYILEDDYDGEFRYTGRPLAPLKALDRSGRVIYLGTFSKVMFPALRLGYLVLPRSLVRVFARAKPLADGGTSPLLQATMADFVSSGSFELYVRRLRSRMRERRQALLDAIDGALGSQVAVAGADAGLHVLLRWKNRSPQDIDAIVAAAAERGVGVYSASPYYVRAPEVGEMVVGYAAMTPAAIRSGVRRLAEAAGAAH; encoded by the coding sequence ATGATCCATCTCAGCGGACACGGCCCGCTTCACCGCCAGGTCTATCTGGCGCTGCGCCAGTCCATCCTGTCGGGGGAGCTGCGGCGCGGGGCGAGGCTCCCGTCGTCGCGCGCGCTGGCCGAGGAGCTGGCCGTCTCGCGAACCATCACGCAGCTCGCCTACGAGCAGCTCATCGCCGAGGGCTACCTGACCGGCCGCGTCGGCTCGGGAACCTACGTTGCCGAGGAAGTCGACCCGCAAGGCGATGCCGCGGAGGACGACGCGGGCGAGGAGGCCGGTCCGCCGCAGCTATCGCGCGCCGGCCGGCGGGTTCTGGAGCGCAGCGCCTCGCTCTACGGCGCGGCCATCGCTCTTCGCGGGCGGCAGCGCTACGACTTCCGCCCCGGCCTGCCGCCGCTCTCCGACTTTCCGCACGAACGGTGGCGGCGAATGCTCGGCCGTCAGGCCCGCCGCCTGGACGGCGCCGCCTACGAGTACCCTCCAGCCAAGGGTTTGCTCGTCCTTCGCGACGCGCTGGCCCAGTACCTTCGCCGCTCGCGGGCGCTTTCGTGCGACGCCGAGCAGATCGTCATCGTCGGAGGGTCGCAGCAGGGGCTCGACCTGGCCGCGCGCCTGCTTCTCGATCCCGACGACCGCTTCCTCATCGAGGAGCCGGGCTACGAAGGCGCGCGCAACGTCTTTTCGCTCACCGGCGCCGCCGCCGTCCCGGCAACCGTCGATGAGGAGGGGATTGCCGAGCCGCCCGACGATGCCGGCATACGGCTCGCGTACGTGACGCCGTCGCACCAGTATCCCACCGGCGCGATCCTGTCGCTGCCGCGCCGACTGGCCCTGCTGTCGTGGGCCGACCGCAGCGGCGCCTACATCCTCGAGGACGATTACGACGGCGAGTTCCGCTACACCGGCCGGCCGCTGGCGCCGCTCAAGGCGCTCGATCGAAGCGGCCGCGTGATCTACCTCGGCACCTTCTCCAAGGTCATGTTTCCCGCGCTGCGCCTGGGCTACCTGGTGCTGCCGCGCTCGCTCGTGCGCGTCTTCGCGCGCGCCAAGCCCCTGGCCGACGGCGGAACCTCGCCGCTGCTGCAGGCGACGATGGCCGACTTCGTCTCCAGCGGCAGCTTCGAGCTGTACGTGCGGCGCCTGCGCTCGCGCATGCGCGAGCGGCGCCAGGCGCTGCTCGACGCGATCGATGGCGCGCTCGGATCGCAAGTGGCCGTGGCCGGCGCCGATGCGGGCCTTCACGTGCTGCTGCGGTGGAAGAACCGGTCGCCGCAAGACATCGACGCCATCGTCGCGGCCGCTGCCGAACGCGGCGTCGGCGTCTATTCGGCATCGCCGTACTACGTGCGAGCGCCGGAAGTCGGGGAGATGGTGGTCGGTTACGCGGCGATGACGCCTGCCGCCATCAGGAGCGGCGTTCGCCGTCTGGCCGAGGCAGCGGGAGCGGCTCACTAG
- a CDS encoding HAMP domain-containing sensor histidine kinase: MKRLYLQIYLAFVGAVALFALGSALVWALVPRDFEAMQMLDGVAWLVEKTLPPASAPQIEQHAALVRLAEKFPAFLTMRSADSELIANVGPALPPPPPQKASLLRMEGRTGASKCRLFHADHGLVAALAMSDGRWILARHHHHRGPRPLGALAMLAGLAAAIAVAAYPVVRRLTRRLERLNASVTALGGGDLSARVTVEGRDEVAALAHSFNAAAERIERLVRSLKEALASASHELRSPLARMRMALALLPADTRQDVRDRIDRDIRELDDLVGEILLTSRLDAGAVAAAREPVDLLALVAEEAALVDAEVAGDAVTVHGDVRLLRRLVRNLLENARRYGAGSPVQARVARADGGGAVLSVSDRGPGIPEAERERIFEPFYRRAGTHEGEGGGVGLGLSLVRQIAELHGGRAVALARSGGGTTIEVLLR, encoded by the coding sequence GTGAAACGCCTCTACCTTCAGATCTATCTGGCATTCGTGGGCGCGGTGGCACTCTTCGCGCTGGGGTCGGCGCTGGTATGGGCGCTGGTGCCGCGCGACTTCGAAGCGATGCAGATGCTCGATGGGGTCGCCTGGCTGGTGGAGAAGACGCTGCCGCCAGCCTCGGCGCCGCAGATCGAGCAGCACGCCGCGCTGGTGCGCCTGGCCGAGAAGTTCCCCGCCTTTCTCACCATGCGCAGCGCCGACAGCGAGCTGATCGCCAACGTCGGCCCGGCCCTTCCTCCTCCGCCGCCACAAAAAGCGTCGCTGCTGCGCATGGAAGGACGGACGGGCGCGAGCAAGTGCCGGCTCTTCCACGCCGATCACGGCCTGGTGGCGGCGCTGGCGATGAGCGATGGACGCTGGATCCTGGCGCGGCACCATCATCATCGCGGCCCGCGCCCGCTCGGCGCGCTGGCCATGCTGGCCGGCCTTGCCGCCGCCATCGCCGTTGCCGCCTATCCGGTGGTCCGGCGCCTGACGCGGCGGCTCGAACGCCTCAATGCCAGCGTCACTGCGCTAGGCGGCGGCGACCTGTCCGCACGCGTGACGGTCGAAGGCCGCGACGAGGTCGCCGCCCTCGCGCACAGCTTCAATGCCGCGGCCGAGCGCATCGAGCGTCTGGTCCGCTCGCTCAAGGAAGCGCTCGCCAGCGCATCGCACGAGCTGCGCTCGCCGCTTGCGCGCATGCGAATGGCGTTGGCGCTGCTTCCGGCCGACACGCGCCAGGACGTGCGTGATCGCATCGACCGCGACATCCGCGAGCTCGACGATCTGGTCGGCGAGATCCTGCTGACGAGCCGCCTGGACGCTGGCGCGGTGGCGGCGGCGCGAGAGCCGGTCGACCTGCTGGCGCTGGTTGCCGAGGAAGCGGCCCTCGTCGATGCCGAAGTGGCCGGCGACGCCGTGACCGTCCACGGCGATGTGCGCCTGCTGCGACGTCTGGTGCGCAATCTGCTGGAGAACGCGCGGCGCTATGGCGCGGGCTCGCCGGTCCAGGCGCGCGTAGCTCGCGCCGACGGCGGCGGAGCCGTCCTTTCGGTCAGTGACCGTGGCCCCGGCATTCCCGAAGCGGAGCGCGAGCGCATCTTCGAGCCGTTTTATCGGCGCGCCGGAACGCACGAAGGCGAAGGCGGCGGCGTAGGCCTGGGCCTGTCGCTGGTGCGCCAGATCGCCGAGCTGCACGGCGGCCGCGCAGTTGCGCTCGCTCGCAGCGGCGGCGGCACCACCATCGAAGTGCTGCTGCGCTGA
- a CDS encoding response regulator transcription factor, translated as MSERILMIEDDRGLAAMVAEYLGASGMNVTACHDAGTGLATLERGGFDALILDVMLPDRDGFAICRTVRGRSTIPILMLTARGDEMDRIVGLELGADDYLPKPFHPRELLARLRAILRRAGSSTAPGEPVLRFGRLEIDRNARLARVDGQERPMTAYQFDLLCALAENAGRVMTRDMLMNRVRGDSHETFDRSIDVHVSRIRSAIEDDPARPRRILTIRGSGYVFARLQDEAE; from the coding sequence ATGAGCGAGCGCATCCTGATGATCGAGGATGATCGCGGGCTGGCGGCGATGGTCGCGGAATACCTGGGCGCGAGCGGAATGAACGTCACGGCCTGCCATGACGCCGGCACCGGCCTTGCGACGCTGGAGCGTGGAGGCTTCGACGCCTTGATCCTCGACGTGATGCTGCCGGACCGCGATGGCTTCGCCATCTGCCGCACCGTCCGCGGGCGCTCGACGATTCCCATCCTGATGCTGACCGCGCGCGGCGACGAGATGGACCGCATCGTGGGCCTGGAGCTGGGGGCCGACGACTACCTGCCCAAGCCGTTCCATCCGCGCGAGCTGCTGGCGCGCCTGCGTGCGATCCTGCGGCGCGCCGGCTCATCGACGGCGCCAGGCGAGCCCGTGCTGCGCTTTGGCCGCCTCGAGATCGACCGCAATGCACGCCTGGCCCGCGTCGACGGGCAGGAGCGGCCGATGACCGCGTACCAGTTCGATCTGCTCTGCGCGCTGGCCGAGAACGCCGGACGCGTCATGACGCGCGACATGCTGATGAACCGCGTGCGCGGCGACTCGCACGAAACGTTCGACCGCAGCATCGACGTCCACGTCTCGCGCATCCGCAGCGCCATCGAGGACGATCCGGCGCGCCCGCGCCGCATCCTCACCATCCGCGGAAGCGGCTACGTGTTCGCGCGGCTGCAGGACGAGGCGGAATGA
- a CDS encoding Spy/CpxP family protein refolding chaperone, whose protein sequence is MEDLGHTEPNHPYPEKERSPRRGRRILGGLLLGGLAAGAVGFLAGSTMPVADAALHAFSRGPGCHGEKARERIGTFVSFAMHRLDATDEQEERVQSVVAEAIDELEPLRDQHRAHRDELAALLSQPTVDRDAIEKLRQQELALAEELTQTIADAIADTADILTPDQRVELVAQLERLRHDHHH, encoded by the coding sequence ATGGAAGATCTGGGCCACACCGAACCGAACCACCCGTACCCTGAAAAGGAGCGTTCTCCGCGCCGCGGCCGCCGGATCCTGGGCGGGCTGCTGCTCGGCGGCCTGGCGGCGGGCGCCGTCGGCTTCCTCGCCGGATCGACGATGCCGGTGGCCGACGCAGCACTGCATGCATTCTCGCGCGGCCCCGGCTGCCACGGCGAAAAGGCGCGCGAGCGTATCGGCACGTTCGTCTCCTTCGCCATGCACCGTCTCGATGCGACCGACGAGCAGGAAGAGCGGGTCCAGAGCGTCGTTGCCGAAGCGATCGATGAGCTCGAGCCGCTGCGCGACCAGCACCGCGCGCACCGCGACGAGCTGGCCGCATTGCTGTCGCAGCCGACGGTGGATCGCGACGCGATCGAGAAGCTGCGCCAGCAGGAGCTGGCGCTGGCGGAGGAGCTCACGCAGACCATCGCCGATGCCATCGCCGATACTGCCGACATCCTGACGCCGGATCAGCGGGTGGAGCTGGTCGCGCAGCTCGAGCGCCTGCGCCACGACCACCATCACTGA